In Candidatus Cloacimonadota bacterium, the DNA window ACAGCCGATATATCTCGCGATTCAGCGCCATGTTCAGCTTCCGCGACTTCCAGAATTCTTCATGCCGCACCTGCTTGAACGGAAATTCACACAGCATGTCGAAGCATTTCCCGGCGATGTCGTATGCTCGCGTCCTGACCCTGGACCGTTCCGGGAACCTGTCGCCCAAGTCGGACAGCATCAGGGCGGCGACACTCAAGTTGAAGGCCACCTTCATTTCGGTTTCGTCTTTGGTCATGGGCTATTCTCCCTCCTGCGGTTCGGCATTCGGGCAACTCATCGCATGTCCGCCGACCTCGCCACATTCAGTGCAGGGCTTGACCGCTTCGCCCGGAGGGCTTGGCCAGTCGTCATCAATGTCGTCCATGTTGGGGAGGGGAGCGGTTTGCGCTGCTTCCGTTTTTTCTTCAGGGGTGATGGGTATTTCGCCGGCTGCGGGGTTGACGGTTTCGGCATCAGAAAACCGTTTGACGATGTTTTCGGCGGTGGGTGTAGGCTCAACCTCGGGGGTTATGTCGATAATGTCGCGAATCTCGTCGTCTGAACGCATACCCATTAGGATCTGGGGGGCGTACAGTCGACCAAAGAACGTAGCTGCGCGGTATCTCAGCATCAGATCCGGCATAGTCTTCCATTTGCTGCCGTTGCGCGAAAACCATCCTTCTGTTTTTGCCATTTCGATTGATACCGGTGGAGATTCAAGGCGCTCATCGGTGTCTTTTTCAATCGCCCACGCGACGCAGGTTTTCTTGTCGTCTTTGCCTGTTATCTCAAAGCGAAGAGGTGAAAACCTCCCCGTTGCGTTCACTGCTGCAATGATAAACTGAGATGACCAGGACGGCTTACCGTGTACGATATAGATGTTCTGTAGGACCGCCATCGGAGACGCGCCGATACGGTTCGCCATTTCCAGAGCGATCACGCAGTTTGCTATCTTCCCCTGGAACTCTTTCGGCACCAACTCTGAGGATGCCAATAGTTTTGCTTGCCGTTGAAGGAGTTCAAAAGAATCCGCGTTACCGAATCCTGCCGTGATAGGTAAATTGCTGGTAGTTGTTTGTGGTAGGTTTTCGCTCATTTTGATTTTCCTCCGTTTAAATGTTGGTCCAGCTAGTCCGATTAATAATCCTTCCGGCCTGTGAGGGGCCAATGTTGTATTCACCCCCCAGCTGCTTATACGTGTAGCCTCCGGCTTCATATTTGGCCCTTATCTCAAGTACGTCGCTTTCGTTCAAAACCGTAGCGACCGGACCAACCGGATTACCAGCTTCGATGCGCTTATTCCTCAAGTATTCAGAGCGGTATTTTCTTCCGCACTGCCTATGCTCCACCGCGCCAGTTCCAGGCGGAATGTATAAATTTTTAGGGTCATCCCATGTCTTACAAAAATAGCACCGCCTCCAATCCGCGTGGCCGCACTCTTTTAACGCTCTAGCCCTTCTGTGTAGCAACTGGTGGTGTGCGTTATCTTGGCAGATTACTAAATTATCGTTGCGGTTGTTCGCCCTATTGCCATCAATATGGTGGACCACCGCAGACTGCGGCAGTGGCTTACCAAGTGCCTTTTCGGCAATTAATCTGTGCAGTAATTTGTGGCCCTTCATAAAGCCTGCCGCCTTGGTCAAGTAACCGTCACCGTGGTTTGTCGGCACGTCCTTTGTCTTGATAGCTGACATCGCAATCGCGCCTTGTTTTGTCTTCATCCAATGCCCGTGCCGGAACTTCGCATAACGTGACCTGATTGGCAGTCCGCACCCGCACGCACACGGCTTACCCCTATTGTCCTCACGACCTTTATTGTTTGCCATATACAGACCTCACAGATATCCAGGTTTATAAAGCGTTACGATTCCGGGGTTTTGGTAGTTCGGGTACTCTTGCCTTTTTCTGCATTCTAGTTCTAATGCCAACAGTCTCCGGTATTCAGAACGTC includes these proteins:
- a CDS encoding HNH endonuclease, with product MKTKQGAIAMSAIKTKDVPTNHGDGYLTKAAGFMKGHKLLHRLIAEKALGKPLPQSAVVHHIDGNRANNRNDNLVICQDNAHHQLLHRRARALKECGHADWRRCYFCKTWDDPKNLYIPPGTGAVEHRQCGRKYRSEYLRNKRIEAGNPVGPVATVLNESDVLEIRAKYEAGGYTYKQLGGEYNIGPSQAGRIINRTSWTNI